The proteins below are encoded in one region of Mus caroli chromosome 10, CAROLI_EIJ_v1.1, whole genome shotgun sequence:
- the Lingo3 gene encoding leucine-rich repeat and immunoglobulin-like domain-containing nogo receptor-interacting protein 3: protein MTCWLHMLGLHLLLLPTAPLAAGCPARCECSASTRTVACGRRRLTAIPEGIPAETRMLELSRNRIRCLNPGDLASLPTLEELDLNHNVIAHVEPGAFANLPRLRVLRLRGNQLKLIPPGVFTHLDSLTLLDLSENKLVILLDFSFQDLRSLQRLEVGDNDLVFISRRAFAGLLGLAELTLERCNLTSLSPESLGHLRGLGALRLRHLAIAALEDQNFQKLPGLSHLEIDNWPLLEEVAPGSLRGLNLTSLSITHTNITAVPAAALRQQAHLTCLNLSHNPISMVPRGSFRDLVRLRELHLAGALLAVIEPQAFVGLRQIRLLNLSDNLLSTLEENTFHSVNTLETLRVDGNPLACDCRLLWIVQRRKTLNFDGRLPACATPAEVRGDALHNLPDSVLFEYFVCRKPKIRERRLQHVTATEGDDVRFLCRAEGEPAPTVAWVTPQHHSVTAASRGRARVLPGGTLAIADTRPQDSGTYTCVASNAGGNDTYFATLTVQPAANRTQGDGHNETQVGVRFPLDLTTILVSTAMGCITFLGVVLFCFLLLFVWSRGRGQHKNNFSVEYSFRKVDGPAAAAGQGGARKFNMKMI from the coding sequence ATGACCTGCTGGCTGCACATGCTGGGCCTGCACTTGCTGCTGCTGCCCACAGCGCCCCTGGCCGCGGGCTGCCCCGCACGCTGCGAGTGCTCCGCATCCACCCGCACTGTGGCCTGTGGGCGCCGCAGGCTGACAGCCATCCCCGAGGGCATCCCGGCCGAGACTCGCATGCTGGAGCTGAGCCGCAACCGCATCCGCTGTCTGAACCCTGGGGACCTGGCCTCGTTGCCCACCCTGGAGGAGCTGGACCTCAACCATAACGTGATTGCCCACGTGGAACCTGGGGCCTTCGCCAACCTGCCCCGCCTGCGAGTCCTGCGTCTCCGTGGCAACCAGCTGAAGCTCATCCCGCCAGGCGTGTTCACGCATCTGGACAGCCTCACACTGCTGGATTTGAGCGAGAACAAGCTGGTCATCCTGCTGGATTTCAGCTTCCAGGACCTGCGCAGCCTGCAGCGGCTGGAGGTGGGCGACAATGACCTAGTGTTCATCTCCCGCAGGGCCTTTGCGGGGCTGTTGGGGCTGGCTGAGCTCACGCTGGAGCGCTGCAATCTCACATCACTGTCCCCGGAGTCGCTGGGTCACCTGCGGGGCTTGGGCGCTCTGCGCCTGCGCCACCTGGCCATCGCCGCCCTGGAGGACCAGAATttccagaagcttccaggactctCGCATCTGGAGATCGACAACTGGCCGCTGCTGGAGGAGGTGGCCCCGGGCAGTCTGCGTGGGCTGAACCTCACGTCGTTGTCCATCACACACACCAATATCACGGCTGTACCGGCCGCTGCGCTGCGACAGCAGGCCCACCTCACGTGCCTCAACCTGTCGCACAACCCCATCAGCATGGTGCCACGCGGCTCCTTCAGAGACCTGGTGCGTCTGCGTGAACTGCACCTAGCAGGAGCCCTGCTGGCCGTCATCGAGCCGCAGGCCTTCGTGGGGCTGCGACAGATCCGCCTGCTCAACCTTTCGGACAACCTGCTGTCCACACTGGAAGAGAACACGTTCCACTCGGTGAACACGCTCGAGACGCTGCGCGTGGACGGCAACCCGTTGGCCTGCGACTGTCGCCTGCTGTGGATCGTGCAGAGGCGGAAGACCCTGAACTTCGACGGCAGGCTCCCCGCCTGTGCCACCCCCGCCGAGGTGCGCGGCGACGCCCTGCACAATCTCCCCGACTCTGTGCTCTTCGAGTACTTCGTGTGCCGCAAGCCCAAGATCCGGGAGAGACGGCTGCAGCATGTGACCGCCACCGAGGGCGACGACGTGCGCTTTCTGTGCCGCGCTGAAGGTGAGCCCGCGCCCACGGTGGCCTGGGTGACGCCCCAGCACCACTCGGTTACGGCTGCCAGCCGGGGCCGGGCACGCGTGCTGCCTGGGGGCACCCTGGCCATCGCGGACACGCGGCCCCAGGACAGTGGTACCTACACGTGTGTGGCCAGCAACGCCGGGGGTAACGACACTTATTTCGCCACCTTGACCGTCCAGCCGGCCGCCAACCGGACCCAGGGCGATGGGCACAACGAGACGCAGGTGGGCGTCCGGTTCCCGCTGGACCTCACCACCATTCTTGTGTCCACCGCCATGGGGTGCATCACCTTCCTGGGCGTGgtcctcttctgttttctgctgCTTTTTGTGTGGAGCCGTGGCCGCGGACAGCACAAGAATAACTTCTCTGTGGAATATTCCTTCCGCAAGGTGGACGGTCCGGCGGCTGCGGCTGGCCAGGGTGGCGCGCGCAAGTTCAACATGAAGATGATCTGA